A genomic stretch from Neospora caninum Liverpool complete genome, chromosome III includes:
- a CDS encoding tryptophanyl-tRNAsynthetase,related — MHTPHAAGGSAPDDASRSTCRSRLFLHASPAPPPGSPSSAHLNREAGADQAAHAAPLAFHLSRQAAPANEEAEKPLNDGGREHLRGIAAREAEHQDGRPLWMEDHAGHLDQLFRGSRVMTGLQPSGHLHLGNYFSVVRPLPTLESSGASITCLIGDLHASFGGLDRTGVSLLSPETIRFRSGRVNAADGDRLRGAVSRHGTSTPACGGRTADSNEGGSVEDTKGISEKTLDAVAMLLAAGIHPVLDAKVDGIDGSETRGNTAVVVQSLVPEHTMLATLLMGTTPLAWLERCTGASANIRRLDGEARGSADSGKHSALQGDEGRRADVGMRFYPLLMAADILSHDSDFVLVGGDQRQHVEFTRQVARRWNRSFLPCSSEGAGGDQPAGRRRADPLASSATGRLTSARPATRQGLCVPKMISYRRVSSRIGDLQSPGNKMSKSGSHASGSAPLNSKGCVFLLDPPDVIALKIAKAKTDTLRGLSYNRAGPPNPQREGVGDQDGAEGRAACHNLLHLWSAVTGEGPQEAASRFNDASWECFKKELAERLVDMLSPVQRRYREIRSDTPYLRRVIAAGARVARQRAAATLQHVRQAMTILDTTWEAT, encoded by the exons CGCACGCCGCGGGGGGGAGCGCTCCCGACGATGCAAG CCGTTCGACCTGCAGaagtcgccttttcctgcatgcatcgccaGCACCCCCGCCCGGCTCGCCCTCGTCCGCTCACCTCAACCGTGAAGCTGGTGCCGATCAGGCTGCGCATGCCGCTCCGCTCGCGTTTCACCTCTCTCGCCAGGCGGCGCCCGCgaacgaggaggcggagaagcctCTGAACGACGGAGGGCGCGAACACCTGCGGGGAATCGCCGCGAGGGAGGCTGAGCACCAGGACGGACGGCCTCTGTGGATGGAGGATCATGCCGGTCATCTGGACCAGCTATTTCGAGGCTCACGCGTCATGACTGGTCTTCAG CCAAGTGGGCACCTGCATCTCGGCAATTATTTCTCAGTGGTTCGTCCGCTGCCGACTTTGGAATCGTCGGGCGCGTCGATCACATGTCTCATCGGCGACCTGCACGCCTCGTTTGGGGGCCTCGACCGGACGGGCGTaagccttctgtctccggagACAATCAGGTTTCGCTCAGGCCGAGTCAACGCAGCAGACGGCGACCGTCTCAGAGGCGCCGTTTCTCGACACGGAACCAGTACCCCCGCCTGCGGAGGGAGAACGGCGGACTCCAACGAGGGGGGTTCTGTCGAAGACACGAAGGGGATCTCCGAGAAGACGCTCGACGCAGTCGCGATGCTGCTGGCGGCCGGGATACATCCTGTCCTTGACGCAAAAGTCGACGGGATAGATGGCTCGGAGACACGGGGCAACACCGCCGTGGTTGTGCAGAGCCTCGTCCCCGAACACACCATGCTCGCTACGCTGCTGATGGGGACTACGCCCCTAG cgtgGCTGGAACGGTGTACGGGTGCATCGGCCAATATTCGTCGCCTTgacggagaagcgcgaggctCGGCTGACAGCGGCAAGCACAGTGCGCTGCAGGGCGACGAAGGCCGCAGAGCAGACGTCGGCATGCGGTTTTATCCGTTACTG ATGGCAGCGGATATCCTGTCACACGATTCCGACTTCGTGCTGGTGGGCGGGGATCAACGCCAGCATGTCGAGTTCACTCGCCAAGTCGCTAGGCGGTGGAaccgctcttttctcccctgttCCTCCGAGGGCGCCGGCGGGGACCAACCAGCTGGGCGTCGGCGGGCAGACCCTCTGGCGTCCAGTGCGACTGGGCGGTTGACGAGCGCGCGACCGGCGACACGGCAGGGTCTGTGTGTGCCCAAAATGATAAGCTACAGGCGAGTGTCTTCGAGAATCGGAGATCTGCAGAGCCCGGGGAACAAAATGAGCAAGAGCGGCTCGCATGCGTCCGGAAGTGCACCGCTGAACTCCAAGGGATGCGTATTTCTTCTAGACCCTCCGGATGTCATCGCTCTGAAGATCGCCAAGGCGAAGACTGATACACTTCGCG GCTTGTCCTACAACCGAGCGGGGCCGCCGAACCCTCAGCGAGAGGGAGTTGGCGACCAGGACGGAGCTGAGGGTCGAGCTGCCTGCCACAATCTTTTGCATCTTTGGAGCGCCGTGACAGGCGAAGGGCctcaggaggcggcgagccgcTTTAACGATGCCTCCTGGGAGTGCTTCAAGAAGGAACTGGCCGAGCGCCTCGTGGATATGCTCAGCCCTGTGCAGAG GCGCTATCGAGAAATTAGATCTGACACCCCTTACCTGCGTCGCGTGATCGCCGCGGGTGCACGAGTGGCCCGCCAAAGAGCCGCCGCGACACTGCAGCACGTCAGACAGGCAATGACCATTCTAGACACAACCTGGGAGGCAACCTGA
- a CDS encoding gamma-aminobutyric acid receptor-associated protein-like 1, related: MPSIRDEVSFEKRTAEAHRIRAKYPNRIPVICEKAPRSDLPVIDKKKFLVPMNMLVGEFKYIIHKHINQCAQNSGLPLTHEKTIYLFVENTAPKAGALMQEVYEQHVSDDGFLYVEYSSENTLG; this comes from the exons ATGCCGTCGATTCGCGACGAAGTGTCCTTTG agaagaggacggcggaGGCACACCGCATTCGGGCCAAGTATCCGAACCGAATTCCGGTTATATGCGAAAAGGCTCCCCGGTCGGACCTCCCAGTGATTGACAAAAAGAA GTTTCTGGTGCCGATGAATATGCTCGTAGGAGAATTCAAGTACATCATCCACAAGCACATCAACCAGTGTGCACAGAACAGCGGGTTGCCACTGACTCACGAGAAGACGATTTATCTGTTTGTCGAGAACACTGCTCCGAAGGCGGGTGCACTGATGCAGGAAGTGTACGAACAGCACGTGTCCGACGACGGTTTCCTCTACGTGGAATATTCGTCGGAGAATACTCTCGGATGA